In Cytobacillus oceanisediminis, the following proteins share a genomic window:
- the glpX gene encoding class II fructose-bisphosphatase → MERSLSMELVRVTEGAALASARWMGRGLKDEADDAATSAMRDVFDTVPMKGTVVIGEGEMDEAPMLYIGEKLGTGYGPRVDVAVDPLEGTNIVASGGWNALAVLAVADHGNLLHAPDMYMDKIAVGPEAVGQIDINASVLDNLKAVARAKNKDIQDVVATVLNRERHEHIISQLREAGARIKLINDGDVAGAINTAFDETGVDILFGSGGAPEGVLAAVALKCLGGEIQGKLLPQNDAEAERCLKMGLDINKVLLMEDLVKGDDAIFAATGVTDGELLKGVQFKGSYGSTHSLVMRAKSGTVRFVEGRHSLKKKPNLVIK, encoded by the coding sequence ATGGAAAGAAGTTTGTCAATGGAACTAGTTCGCGTAACGGAAGGTGCCGCTTTAGCATCAGCACGCTGGATGGGCCGTGGATTAAAAGATGAAGCGGATGATGCCGCTACTTCTGCAATGAGAGATGTATTCGATACTGTACCAATGAAGGGAACAGTCGTTATCGGAGAGGGCGAAATGGATGAAGCGCCAATGCTTTATATCGGGGAAAAGCTTGGAACAGGCTATGGTCCGCGTGTAGATGTTGCTGTCGATCCGCTGGAAGGCACCAACATCGTAGCATCTGGGGGCTGGAATGCATTAGCTGTTCTTGCGGTAGCTGACCACGGAAACCTTCTGCATGCTCCGGATATGTACATGGACAAAATCGCGGTCGGTCCTGAAGCGGTTGGACAAATTGATATTAACGCTTCTGTTTTGGATAATTTGAAAGCGGTCGCAAGAGCAAAAAACAAAGATATCCAGGATGTCGTGGCTACAGTGCTTAACCGTGAGCGCCATGAGCACATCATCAGCCAGCTTCGCGAAGCTGGTGCCAGAATTAAGTTAATCAATGATGGAGACGTAGCTGGAGCCATTAATACAGCTTTTGATGAGACAGGTGTGGATATCCTGTTCGGATCAGGCGGAGCACCAGAAGGCGTATTGGCAGCTGTTGCCCTTAAGTGCCTTGGCGGAGAAATTCAAGGAAAACTTCTTCCGCAAAATGACGCAGAGGCTGAGCGCTGCTTGAAGATGGGCCTCGATATTAATAAAGTCCTTCTTATGGAAGACCTGGTAAAAGGCGATGATGCCATTTTTGCTGCAACAGGCGTAACAGACGGAGAGCTTCTGAAAGGCGTGCAGTTTAAAGGCTCATATGGTTCGACCCATTCGCTTGTCATGCGAGCCAAATCAGGTACGGTCCGCTTTGTAGAGGGACGCCATAGTCTAAAGAAAAAGCCAAATCTTGTTATTAAATAA
- a CDS encoding GntR family transcriptional regulator has translation MKNKNITPIKRLSLRDEVYETLKKNIIELEFEPGSRLHDKELAEDFGISRTPVREALKRLEDEGLVVSTPGSSTRVTPLNEDGASHAFPVAASLHALGARLGVPRLMPSDFARLEAANKNLESAMKKQDILGAVKADEAFHEVYLSAADNPEIISALKRIMPKIQRLEIAQFGSLNGLKSVEQHKKIMEASRKGQEQLASRLVEENWLSLGGLLTGK, from the coding sequence ATGAAAAATAAAAATATCACTCCAATTAAACGTTTGTCACTTAGAGATGAAGTATACGAAACACTTAAGAAGAATATAATCGAGCTTGAATTTGAACCTGGTTCGCGCCTTCATGACAAGGAGCTTGCAGAAGACTTTGGGATCAGCCGCACTCCTGTCCGGGAAGCCTTAAAGAGGCTTGAGGATGAAGGGCTCGTTGTATCAACGCCCGGCTCCTCCACTCGTGTCACTCCTCTAAATGAAGATGGTGCAAGCCACGCCTTTCCGGTGGCAGCTTCCCTGCATGCTTTAGGTGCCAGACTTGGCGTTCCCCGCTTAATGCCAAGTGATTTTGCAAGGCTTGAGGCAGCCAATAAAAATCTGGAGTCCGCCATGAAAAAACAGGATATTCTTGGTGCAGTAAAAGCAGATGAAGCCTTCCACGAGGTTTATCTTTCTGCTGCAGATAATCCCGAAATTATCTCAGCATTAAAGAGGATTATGCCCAAAATTCAGCGTCTGGAAATTGCTCAATTCGGATCTTTGAATGGGCTGAAATCTGTTGAGCAGCATAAGAAAATCATGGAAGCCAGCAGGAAAGGCCAGGAGCAGCTGGCATCCAGGCTGGTGGAGGAAAACTGGCTGAGTCTTGGCGGGCTATTAACAGGGAAATGA
- a CDS encoding UDP-N-acetylglucosamine 1-carboxyvinyltransferase: MEKLMIAGGYPLKGTVRISGAKNSAVALIPATILAESPVTIEGLPDISDVQILKDLLEEIGGTVEFSENDMTVDPSSMISMPLPNGKVKKLRASYYLMGAMLGRFKKAVIGLPGGCHLGPRPIDQHIKGFEALGARVTNEQGAIYLRADELRGARIYLDVVSVGATINIMLAAVRAKGRTIIENAAKEPEIIDVATLLTNMGAKIKGAGTDVIRIDGVDHLHGCQHTIIPDRIEAGTYMIVGAAAGEGVLIDNVIPHHLESLIAKLREMGVQVETNDDQVFVGPAEKMKAVDIKTLVYPGFPTDLQQPLTSLLTGTEGTSMVTDTIYSARFKHIDELRRMNANIKVEGRSAIINGPIQLQGAKVKASDLRAGAALVIAGLMAEGVTEVTGLEHIDRGYSHLVEKLNGLGATIWREEMSKEEMEQMKNA, from the coding sequence ATGGAAAAGCTAATGATTGCAGGCGGATATCCATTAAAAGGAACAGTCCGGATCAGCGGAGCGAAGAATAGTGCAGTAGCATTGATTCCAGCTACCATTTTAGCGGAATCGCCTGTGACAATTGAAGGTTTACCGGATATTTCGGATGTACAAATTCTAAAAGATTTGCTTGAAGAAATAGGGGGCACTGTCGAATTTTCTGAAAATGATATGACAGTTGATCCCTCTTCCATGATTTCCATGCCTTTGCCGAACGGAAAAGTGAAAAAATTACGCGCTTCCTATTATTTAATGGGAGCAATGCTCGGCCGATTCAAAAAAGCGGTTATTGGACTTCCTGGCGGGTGCCATCTGGGGCCAAGGCCGATTGACCAGCATATTAAAGGTTTTGAAGCTCTTGGCGCGCGTGTGACCAATGAGCAGGGAGCCATTTACCTTCGTGCCGATGAGCTTCGCGGAGCCCGTATTTATCTCGATGTTGTCAGCGTTGGGGCAACCATCAATATCATGCTTGCCGCTGTCAGGGCAAAAGGCAGAACAATTATTGAAAATGCTGCAAAAGAGCCTGAAATCATTGATGTTGCTACGCTTTTAACCAATATGGGTGCGAAAATCAAGGGTGCCGGCACAGATGTGATTCGCATTGATGGCGTGGATCATCTGCACGGCTGCCAGCATACGATTATCCCAGACCGGATTGAAGCGGGAACCTATATGATCGTTGGTGCAGCGGCCGGAGAAGGTGTGCTGATTGACAATGTCATCCCGCATCACCTTGAGTCCCTAATAGCAAAGCTTCGCGAAATGGGCGTTCAGGTTGAAACGAACGACGACCAGGTATTTGTCGGGCCAGCTGAGAAAATGAAAGCAGTGGATATTAAAACGCTTGTTTATCCTGGCTTCCCTACAGACCTTCAGCAGCCGCTGACTTCTCTGTTAACTGGTACAGAAGGGACAAGCATGGTTACGGATACCATTTATAGTGCCCGTTTCAAGCATATTGATGAGCTGCGCAGAATGAATGCCAACATTAAAGTGGAAGGACGCTCGGCGATCATCAATGGGCCAATTCAGCTTCAGGGCGCTAAAGTTAAGGCGAGCGATTTGCGCGCAGGCGCAGCACTGGTAATTGCCGGCTTGATGGCTGAGGGAGTTACCGAAGTCACAGGCTTAGAGCATATCGACAGAGGCTATAGCCATCTTGTTGAAAAGCTGAATGGACTTGGTGCCACAATCTGGCGCGAAGAAATGAGCAAAGAAGAAATGGAACAAATGAAGAACGCATAA
- the rpmE gene encoding 50S ribosomal protein L31 yields the protein MKSGIHPNYKKAMVKCACGNEFETGSVQEEIRVETCSECHPFYTGRQKFAEAGGRVDRFNKKYGIKSEQK from the coding sequence ATGAAATCAGGAATTCATCCTAACTATAAAAAAGCAATGGTGAAATGTGCTTGCGGTAACGAGTTCGAAACCGGTTCTGTTCAAGAAGAGATCCGCGTTGAAACTTGCTCTGAGTGCCACCCATTCTATACTGGACGTCAAAAATTCGCTGAAGCTGGCGGACGTGTTGACCGTTTCAATAAGAAATACGGCATTAAGTCAGAACAAAAATAA
- the gsiB gene encoding KGG domain-containing protein, translating into MAKNNNNNNDKMSREERGRMGGEATSRNHDKEFYQEIGQKGGEATSQNHDKDFYQEIGQKGGEATAENHDSEFYQEIGQKGGEATAENHDKEFYQEIGRKGGEATSENHDRDFYEEIGRKGGKSND; encoded by the coding sequence ATGGCTAAAAACAACAATAATAACAACGATAAAATGTCTCGTGAGGAAAGAGGACGCATGGGCGGAGAAGCAACAAGCCGCAATCATGATAAGGAATTCTATCAGGAAATTGGACAAAAGGGCGGAGAAGCAACTAGCCAGAACCATGACAAGGACTTCTATCAGGAAATAGGCCAAAAAGGTGGAGAAGCAACAGCGGAAAATCATGATAGTGAATTCTATCAGGAGATTGGCCAAAAAGGCGGAGAAGCAACAGCGGAAAATCATGACAAGGAATTCTATCAGGAAATTGGACGCAAAGGCGGAGAAGCAACAAGTGAAAACCATGACCGCGATTTCTACGAAGAAATCGGCAGAAAAGGCGGCAAGTCGAACGACTAA
- the rho gene encoding transcription termination factor Rho: MGLNISSLENMKLKELYELAREYKVSYYSKLSKKELIFAILKARAEQEGYFFMEGVLEIIQSEGFGFLRPINYSPSSEDIYISASQIRRFDLRNGDKVSGKVRPPKENERYFGLLQVEAVNGDDPESAKERVHFPGLTPLYPNRHMKLETGTRQLSTRIMDLLAPVGFGQRGLIVAPPKAGKTMLLKEIANSITTNHPEAELIVLLIDERPEEVTDIERSVAGDVVSSTFDEVPENHIKVAELVLERAMRLVEHKRDVVILMDSITRLARAYNLVIPPSGRTLSGGIDPAAFHRPKRFFGAARNIEEGGSLTILATALVDTGSRMDDVIYEEFKGTGNMELHLDRSLAERRIFPAIDIRRSGTRKEELLIQKDHLDKLWAIRKSMSDSPDFAEKLLRKLRQTKSNEEFFANLAEEMKAKRSQ, translated from the coding sequence ATGGGTTTAAACATTTCAAGTTTAGAAAATATGAAGCTGAAAGAGCTTTATGAGCTTGCCCGTGAATATAAAGTTTCTTATTACAGCAAGTTATCGAAAAAAGAATTGATTTTTGCCATCCTAAAAGCAAGAGCAGAGCAGGAAGGCTACTTTTTCATGGAAGGTGTCCTGGAGATCATTCAGTCAGAAGGATTCGGCTTCCTTCGTCCAATCAACTATTCACCAAGCTCTGAGGATATTTATATTTCCGCTTCCCAGATCCGCCGTTTCGACTTGAGAAACGGAGATAAGGTTTCAGGAAAAGTCCGTCCTCCAAAAGAAAATGAGCGTTATTTCGGCCTTCTGCAAGTTGAAGCCGTGAATGGCGATGATCCGGAATCCGCAAAAGAGCGCGTTCACTTCCCTGGTCTGACACCTCTATATCCAAACCGCCATATGAAACTGGAAACAGGTACAAGACAGCTGTCTACAAGAATTATGGACCTGCTTGCACCGGTCGGATTTGGGCAGCGCGGTCTGATTGTTGCGCCTCCAAAAGCAGGTAAGACCATGCTTTTAAAAGAAATTGCCAATAGCATTACAACCAACCACCCGGAAGCGGAACTGATCGTGCTATTGATTGACGAGCGCCCGGAAGAGGTAACAGACATCGAGCGTTCAGTTGCAGGCGATGTGGTCAGCTCTACGTTTGATGAAGTGCCTGAAAATCACATTAAAGTGGCCGAGCTTGTTCTTGAACGCGCTATGCGCCTCGTTGAGCACAAGCGTGATGTTGTTATTTTAATGGACAGCATTACAAGGCTGGCAAGAGCGTATAATCTGGTTATTCCTCCAAGCGGAAGAACACTTTCCGGCGGTATTGACCCGGCGGCATTCCACCGTCCGAAGCGTTTCTTCGGTGCAGCGCGTAACATTGAAGAGGGCGGAAGCTTAACGATTTTGGCAACTGCACTCGTTGACACGGGTTCACGCATGGATGACGTCATCTACGAAGAATTCAAGGGGACAGGCAATATGGAACTGCACCTTGACCGCTCCTTGGCTGAAAGAAGAATCTTCCCTGCCATCGACATCCGGCGCTCCGGAACGCGCAAAGAAGAACTTCTTATCCAGAAAGATCACCTGGACAAGCTGTGGGCAATCCGCAAATCCATGTCCGATTCACCGGATTTTGCTGAAAAACTGCTTCGCAAGCTAAGACAGACAAAATCGAACGAAGAGTTTTTTGCTAATTTGGCAGAAGAAATGAAGGCTAAGCGTTCGCAATAA
- the spoIIR gene encoding stage II sporulation protein R: protein MVPEMLNTKTIVKLYVLILSLGTILSLYIPQTEVTADEPMVIPSEAIRLRILANSDNEEDQAIKRKVRDAVNAEITEWVAELTSIEDARELIQSRLPEIQKIAEKVVADEGSDQKVNADFGKVSFPTKLYGQFLYPAGEYEAILITLGEGKGANWWCVLFPPLCFLDFSNGVAVSEGFEEEEKKGEVKAEEIAADTDSEKETPPVYTEEDEEPVEVKFFLAEIWEKIFG, encoded by the coding sequence ATGGTGCCGGAAATGTTGAATACAAAAACGATTGTGAAATTATATGTACTGATTTTATCCTTAGGAACCATTTTAAGTTTATATATACCGCAAACAGAAGTCACAGCAGATGAGCCAATGGTAATACCGAGCGAGGCAATCAGGCTGCGCATTCTGGCTAACAGCGATAATGAAGAAGACCAGGCGATTAAAAGGAAAGTAAGGGACGCAGTAAATGCAGAAATCACTGAGTGGGTGGCAGAGTTAACTTCAATCGAAGATGCCCGTGAACTGATCCAGTCCAGATTGCCTGAGATTCAAAAGATTGCCGAAAAAGTTGTAGCTGATGAAGGATCTGACCAGAAAGTAAATGCCGACTTTGGAAAAGTCAGCTTCCCGACGAAATTATACGGACAGTTTTTATACCCGGCTGGCGAATACGAAGCGATCTTGATCACTCTTGGCGAAGGAAAAGGAGCCAACTGGTGGTGTGTGCTTTTCCCTCCTCTTTGCTTCCTTGATTTCTCAAACGGTGTGGCTGTAAGCGAAGGCTTTGAAGAAGAAGAAAAGAAAGGAGAAGTAAAAGCAGAAGAAATCGCTGCTGACACTGATTCCGAAAAAGAAACCCCTCCCGTTTATACAGAGGAAGATGAAGAACCTGTAGAAGTAAAATTCTTTTTAGCTGAAATATGGGAGAAAATCTTCGGTTAG
- a CDS encoding thymidine kinase, with translation MYVMNHHGWVEVICGSMFSGKSEELIRRVRRAQFAKQQIAVFKPQIDNRYSDEAVVSHNGTSVIARPISQSTDIFKYITADIDLIAIDEVQFFDDEIVKVIQHLADSGHRVIAAGLDQDFRGEPFGQMPAIMSIAELVTKLQAVCAVCGSPASRTQRLINGKPASYDDPVILVGASEAYEPRCRHHHEVPKSPNVLDKHKTTEFLS, from the coding sequence ATGTACGTTATGAATCATCACGGATGGGTGGAAGTCATTTGCGGCAGCATGTTCTCCGGCAAATCAGAAGAACTGATTCGCCGTGTGCGCAGAGCTCAGTTCGCCAAACAGCAAATTGCTGTATTTAAGCCGCAGATTGATAACCGATACAGTGATGAAGCTGTCGTTTCACATAATGGAACTTCGGTCATAGCTAGACCCATTTCCCAGTCTACCGATATTTTTAAATACATTACAGCTGACATTGATTTGATTGCGATTGATGAAGTGCAATTTTTTGATGATGAAATTGTAAAAGTCATTCAGCACCTGGCTGACAGCGGACATCGTGTCATAGCTGCCGGACTTGACCAGGACTTCCGCGGGGAGCCTTTTGGGCAAATGCCTGCCATCATGTCGATAGCAGAATTGGTTACAAAGCTTCAAGCTGTCTGTGCCGTTTGCGGTTCACCTGCAAGCCGTACGCAGCGCCTGATCAATGGAAAGCCAGCTTCATATGATGACCCGGTTATTTTAGTTGGCGCATCAGAAGCATATGAACCGCGCTGCCGCCATCACCATGAAGTTCCCAAATCGCCAAATGTTCTAGACAAACATAAAACAACCGAGTTTTTATCATAA
- the prfA gene encoding peptide chain release factor 1: protein MFDRLQSVEDRYERLNELLSDPEIVNDPKKLREYSKEQSGIQETVDTYREYKEVKEQYQDARAMLEEKLDAEMREMVKEELAELEERKEELEARLKILLIPKDPNDDKNVIMEIRGAAGGDEAALFAGDLYRMYSRYAETQGWKIDVIEASSTGVGGYKEIIFMINGNGAYSKLKFENGAHRVQRVPETESGGRIHTSTATVAVLPEAEEVEIEIHEKDIRVDTFASSGPGGQSVNTTMSAVRLTHLPTGTVVSCQDEKSQIKNKEKAMKVLRARVYDKFQQEAQAEYDQQRKSAVGTGDRSERIRTYNFPQNRVTDHRIGLTIQKLDQILQGKLDEVIDALIVEEQSAKLDSASNE from the coding sequence GTGTTTGATCGTCTTCAATCTGTCGAGGACCGTTATGAAAGATTAAATGAGCTTTTGAGCGATCCGGAAATTGTCAATGATCCGAAAAAGCTTCGCGAATATTCAAAAGAACAGTCTGGTATTCAGGAAACTGTTGACACATACCGCGAATATAAAGAAGTGAAAGAGCAGTATCAGGATGCGCGTGCCATGCTTGAAGAGAAGCTTGATGCAGAAATGCGCGAAATGGTAAAAGAAGAATTGGCTGAGCTTGAGGAAAGAAAAGAGGAACTGGAAGCACGTCTGAAAATTCTCCTCATTCCTAAAGACCCTAATGATGATAAAAACGTTATTATGGAAATCCGCGGTGCGGCAGGCGGTGATGAAGCTGCCTTATTTGCAGGTGACTTATACCGTATGTACAGCCGCTATGCCGAGACGCAGGGCTGGAAGATTGATGTCATTGAGGCAAGCTCTACGGGCGTTGGGGGCTATAAGGAAATTATCTTTATGATCAACGGAAATGGCGCTTATTCCAAGCTTAAGTTTGAAAATGGCGCACACCGTGTTCAGCGTGTACCGGAAACCGAATCCGGCGGGCGCATCCACACTTCAACTGCAACAGTAGCGGTTCTTCCTGAAGCAGAAGAAGTGGAAATTGAAATTCATGAAAAAGATATCCGTGTGGATACATTTGCTTCAAGCGGACCGGGCGGACAGAGTGTTAACACAACGATGTCAGCTGTTCGTCTGACTCACTTGCCGACAGGTACGGTTGTATCCTGCCAGGATGAAAAATCACAGATCAAAAATAAAGAAAAAGCGATGAAGGTTCTTCGTGCCCGTGTTTATGATAAGTTCCAGCAGGAAGCACAGGCGGAATATGACCAGCAGCGTAAATCAGCAGTTGGTACAGGAGACCGCTCTGAGCGCATCCGGACGTACAACTTCCCGCAAAACCGTGTAACGGATCACCGCATCGGTTTGACGATCCAAAAGCTTGATCAGATCCTTCAAGGCAAGCTCGATGAGGTTATTGACGCGCTGATCGTTGAAGAGCAATCTGCGAAGCTGGACAGTGCATCCAATGAGTAA
- a CDS encoding L-threonylcarbamoyladenylate synthase, giving the protein MITKRWSVDNSVDKEDSYSQFSQAADLLKNNEVVAFPTETVYGLGGNAENDEAVRKIFEAKGRPSDNPLIIHIADKAQLDAFVTEIPQNAQALMDRFWPGPLTLIYNLKEDVLSHYATAGLSTVGVRMPDHPLALALLEKTGLPIAAPSANRSGRPSPTTADHVWEDLNGRIAGLVDGGPTGVGVESTVVDCTGEVPVILRPGGITREQLEEVVGEVSVDPALADESQAPKSPGMKYRHYAPDAPLYIVEGTREDIQHFVEDKKQEGLSVGVLTTLENLEFYRADFIYACGQREKLETVASSLYEALRYFNTTDADIIFCEMFPGVGVGHAIMNRLMKAAGHRVISR; this is encoded by the coding sequence ATGATTACAAAAAGATGGTCGGTGGATAACAGTGTGGATAAAGAAGATAGTTATTCACAGTTTTCACAGGCTGCCGATCTGTTAAAAAATAATGAAGTGGTCGCTTTTCCAACAGAAACCGTATATGGATTAGGTGGGAATGCGGAAAATGATGAAGCGGTCAGAAAAATATTTGAGGCAAAAGGACGTCCGAGTGATAATCCCCTGATTATTCACATTGCTGACAAAGCCCAGCTGGACGCTTTTGTAACCGAAATTCCGCAAAATGCGCAGGCGCTTATGGATCGATTTTGGCCGGGTCCGCTTACGCTCATTTATAATCTAAAAGAAGACGTACTTTCCCATTATGCAACAGCGGGTTTATCCACAGTTGGTGTGAGAATGCCTGATCATCCATTAGCCCTGGCGCTGCTGGAGAAAACAGGATTGCCAATTGCCGCTCCAAGTGCAAATCGCTCCGGAAGGCCGAGTCCGACAACGGCTGACCATGTTTGGGAAGACCTGAATGGAAGAATAGCTGGATTAGTGGACGGGGGTCCGACAGGTGTTGGTGTGGAATCAACCGTAGTGGATTGTACAGGTGAAGTGCCGGTCATCTTAAGGCCAGGCGGCATTACCAGAGAACAGCTGGAAGAGGTTGTAGGCGAGGTCAGTGTGGATCCTGCATTAGCGGATGAAAGCCAGGCGCCAAAATCTCCCGGCATGAAATACCGGCACTATGCACCGGATGCTCCTCTTTATATAGTAGAAGGAACAAGAGAAGACATCCAGCATTTTGTTGAGGATAAAAAGCAGGAAGGCCTTTCGGTGGGAGTTCTGACGACATTAGAAAACCTGGAATTTTATCGTGCTGATTTTATCTATGCCTGCGGGCAGCGGGAAAAGCTTGAGACCGTGGCCAGCTCCCTCTATGAAGCATTAAGATACTTCAACACAACAGATGCTGATATTATTTTCTGTGAGATGTTCCCGGGTGTTGGTGTGGGGCACGCAATCATGAACCGCCTGATGAAAGCAGCAGGACACAGGGTCATTAGCAGATAG
- a CDS encoding DMT family transporter, producing the protein MKAILLGVCSAFFFAFTFVLNRAMEMDGGSWLWSASLRYFFMIPLLGAIVAFRGNLRPLFTEMKKAPGQWLLWSFVGFGLFYAPLCFAAAYGPGWLIAGTWQITIISGSLLAPLFFVAYQTGNGTVKVRGKVPFRGLMMSLIILLGVAVMQVEHASSISFRDTMLVIIPLIIASFAYPLGNRKMMDVCENRLDAYQRVLGMTIASLPFWVILSAAALTTSGMPSFGQVTQSSLVALFSGVFATVLFFAATDLVRGNMHKLGAVEATQSLEVLFAVLGEVLLLASPLPSGISFTGMALVIVGMVLHSYVTSNKVILKRKAA; encoded by the coding sequence ATGAAGGCTATTCTTTTAGGCGTTTGCTCCGCCTTCTTTTTTGCTTTCACATTTGTATTAAACCGGGCAATGGAAATGGATGGCGGAAGCTGGCTATGGAGCGCATCGCTCCGCTATTTTTTCATGATTCCTCTTTTGGGTGCCATTGTAGCATTCAGAGGGAATTTGCGGCCATTATTTACTGAAATGAAAAAAGCTCCCGGGCAATGGCTGTTATGGAGCTTTGTCGGCTTTGGCTTATTCTATGCCCCGTTATGTTTTGCAGCAGCCTACGGTCCCGGCTGGCTGATTGCCGGAACCTGGCAGATTACGATTATCTCCGGCTCCCTGCTTGCACCACTGTTTTTTGTTGCATATCAAACTGGAAATGGAACTGTTAAGGTTAGAGGAAAAGTACCATTTCGCGGTCTGATGATGAGCCTGATCATTCTTCTTGGAGTTGCTGTGATGCAAGTCGAGCATGCCTCCTCCATTTCATTTCGGGATACGATGCTTGTGATCATTCCTTTAATTATCGCATCCTTTGCCTATCCATTAGGCAACCGCAAAATGATGGATGTGTGTGAAAATCGGCTGGATGCCTACCAGCGTGTGCTCGGAATGACGATTGCCAGTCTTCCGTTCTGGGTCATTCTTTCTGCAGCTGCCCTGACAACAAGCGGAATGCCCAGTTTTGGCCAGGTCACTCAGTCCAGTTTAGTCGCCCTATTTTCCGGCGTCTTTGCCACGGTATTGTTCTTTGCAGCCACTGACCTTGTCCGCGGCAATATGCACAAATTAGGGGCGGTGGAAGCAACTCAATCCCTCGAGGTCCTTTTTGCTGTTCTCGGTGAAGTGTTGCTGCTGGCAAGTCCCCTTCCGTCTGGAATTTCTTTTACAGGCATGGCACTTGTGATCGTCGGCATGGTGCTGCACAGTTATGTAACCTCGAACAAAGTCATTTTAAAAAGAAAGGCTGCGTAA
- the prmC gene encoding peptide chain release factor N(5)-glutamine methyltransferase: MKVYEALNWASSFLNESNRDENAGELLLRHFMNMSRTSFLANLREDLHPEVLDKFQKAVHEHAAGQPVQYIIGSEEFYGRTFQVNEDVLIPRPETEELVYNALQKINKLFGSLNGLEMADIGTGSGAIAVTMKLEKPELNVTATDIYGPTLELAEKNAEQNGAEIDFFQGDLLQPLISKGKKFDIILSNPPYIPERDIEWMSDIVTKHEPHRALFAGEDGLDLYKRFMEELPAVIKDRALIGFEVGAGQSEAVSALLKQVFPQANVETVYDINGKDRMVFAEIE; the protein is encoded by the coding sequence ATGAAAGTATATGAAGCCCTCAACTGGGCTTCTTCTTTTTTAAATGAGTCAAACCGTGATGAGAATGCCGGTGAGCTGTTATTGCGGCATTTCATGAATATGAGCAGGACAAGCTTTTTGGCTAATTTACGCGAGGATTTGCATCCGGAAGTTCTGGATAAATTCCAGAAGGCAGTGCACGAACACGCGGCGGGCCAGCCTGTTCAGTATATCATCGGCTCTGAAGAATTCTACGGGCGCACCTTCCAGGTGAATGAAGATGTCCTTATTCCAAGGCCAGAAACGGAAGAACTGGTTTATAACGCCCTGCAGAAGATAAACAAGCTGTTCGGCTCTTTGAACGGGCTTGAAATGGCAGACATCGGCACAGGCAGCGGAGCGATTGCCGTTACGATGAAGCTCGAGAAGCCGGAATTAAATGTCACGGCCACAGATATCTACGGACCGACCCTTGAGCTGGCTGAGAAAAATGCAGAACAGAATGGCGCGGAAATTGATTTTTTTCAGGGAGACCTTCTCCAGCCTCTTATTTCAAAAGGGAAGAAATTTGATATCATTCTATCCAATCCTCCATATATACCGGAAAGGGATATCGAGTGGATGTCGGATATAGTCACTAAGCACGAACCGCACCGTGCCCTCTTTGCAGGAGAAGATGGACTGGATCTGTACAAGCGCTTTATGGAGGAATTGCCAGCTGTCATCAAAGACCGTGCCCTCATCGGCTTCGAGGTAGGTGCCGGCCAAAGTGAAGCAGTATCTGCACTCCTGAAGCAGGTTTTCCCGCAGGCAAATGTAGAAACAGTCTATGACATTAACGGCAAAGATCGGATGGTTTTTGCGGAAATAGAGTAA